A genome region from Thermococcus onnurineus NA1 includes the following:
- a CDS encoding DUF998 domain-containing protein: MESTKLPAYISLLLPLVFLIGLIVVIYQNPWFSFTDNALSDMGSVRNPVNYYFNGFIMLFAVLGFIASLGAFKNGLSYLMPTAMVSLFLVGIFPEEYSLHTPSATLFYVLALADIVLIGLKLARSGLSVGMLWAILSVVTFVVMLYMVKARVFKGLAIPELIGAAMILAWFTYIGLLQIRGSQL; the protein is encoded by the coding sequence ATGGAGTCGACAAAACTCCCGGCATACATCTCCCTCCTCCTACCACTCGTATTTCTTATTGGGCTAATCGTTGTCATTTACCAGAATCCTTGGTTTTCATTCACCGACAACGCCCTCAGCGACATGGGGTCAGTACGGAATCCCGTGAACTACTACTTCAACGGCTTCATAATGCTCTTTGCCGTTCTGGGCTTCATAGCCTCGCTCGGGGCCTTCAAGAACGGCCTCTCTTATCTCATGCCCACCGCCATGGTCTCGCTCTTCCTTGTTGGCATCTTTCCTGAGGAATATTCCCTACATACTCCTTCAGCAACTCTCTTCTATGTCCTGGCGCTAGCGGATATAGTCCTCATAGGGCTCAAGCTCGCTCGTTCTGGCCTTTCCGTCGGGATGCTCTGGGCAATTCTTTCGGTTGTTACTTTTGTGGTGATGCTCTACATGGTGAAAGCTCGCGTTTTCAAGGGCCTTGCTATCCCCGAGCTTATAGGTGCGGCCATGATACTGGCCTGGTTTACCTATATTGGCCTGCTCCAGATTAGAGGTTCCCAACTCTAA
- the thiI gene encoding tRNA uracil 4-sulfurtransferase ThiI, whose product MFNVVIVRYGEIGTKSRQTRRWFENILMNNIREALVSEEVEFKKVEAKHGRVLVKTNRAEEAVEVLKRVFGIVSLSPAMEIDAEMEKINRMALKLFRRKKRELRLEKPRFRVTARRITKEFPLKSPEIQAKVGEYILENEESEVNLHEYDIEVGVELMEGKAYIFVDKVKAWGGLPIGTQGKVVALLSGGIDSPVAAFLMMKRGVEVIPVHIYMGEKTLEKVRKIWNQLRKYGYGGKGELIVVKPKERERILQKLKELKKENYTCVFCKFMMVRHADRIAKDFGAKGIVMGDSLGQVASQTLENMYIVSRASDLPIYRPLIGMDKEEIVKIAKEIGTFELSTLPDDEIPFIPRHPVIRGSWEEFRKLYKAVFGEEPKNRAC is encoded by the coding sequence ATGTTCAACGTCGTCATAGTCCGCTACGGTGAGATAGGCACGAAGTCGAGGCAGACGAGGAGATGGTTCGAGAACATCCTCATGAACAACATCCGTGAGGCCCTGGTGAGTGAGGAAGTCGAGTTCAAGAAGGTAGAAGCAAAGCACGGAAGGGTTCTTGTAAAGACAAACAGGGCTGAAGAGGCTGTTGAGGTTCTTAAGCGGGTCTTCGGCATAGTCTCGCTTTCCCCGGCGATGGAGATCGACGCAGAAATGGAGAAGATCAACAGGATGGCCCTCAAGCTATTCCGCAGAAAGAAGAGAGAGCTTAGATTAGAAAAACCTCGCTTTAGGGTAACCGCGAGGCGCATAACCAAGGAGTTCCCCCTGAAGAGTCCGGAGATCCAGGCGAAGGTCGGCGAGTACATCCTCGAGAACGAAGAGAGCGAGGTGAATCTCCACGAGTATGACATAGAAGTTGGCGTTGAGCTAATGGAGGGCAAGGCCTACATCTTCGTGGACAAGGTCAAAGCCTGGGGTGGCCTTCCCATCGGCACTCAGGGCAAGGTCGTGGCTCTGCTCAGCGGCGGCATTGATTCACCGGTTGCCGCTTTCCTCATGATGAAGCGCGGTGTAGAGGTAATCCCGGTGCACATCTACATGGGCGAGAAGACCCTCGAAAAGGTCAGGAAGATATGGAACCAGCTTAGGAAGTACGGCTATGGTGGAAAGGGCGAGCTGATTGTGGTTAAACCCAAAGAGCGGGAAAGAATTCTCCAGAAACTCAAGGAGCTTAAAAAAGAGAACTACACCTGTGTCTTCTGCAAGTTCATGATGGTTCGCCACGCCGATAGAATCGCGAAGGACTTTGGGGCAAAGGGCATCGTGATGGGTGACTCCCTCGGCCAGGTGGCCTCTCAAACCCTGGAGAACATGTACATCGTCAGCCGGGCGAGCGATCTGCCGATTTACCGCCCGCTCATAGGCATGGACAAGGAGGAAATCGTCAAAATAGCAAAGGAGATAGGCACCTTTGAGCTGTCCACTCTCCCTGATGACGAGATTCCCTTTATACCGAGGCATCCAGTAATAAGGGGTTCCTGGGAGGAGTTCAGAAAGCTCTACAAGGCCGTCTTCGGCGAAGAACCGAAAAATAGGGCATGTTGA